Proteins encoded together in one Otariodibacter oris window:
- a CDS encoding YicC/YloC family endoribonuclease, producing the protein MIYSMTAFAHLELKKEWGNAVWELRSVNQRFLETYFRLPEAFRHLEVGLREKLRASLTRGKVECSLRIELSNTQNNSLALNQDYAQQVIKSLQWLKETANEGEINLVDVLRFPGVVDTQNQDLDQISQDLMAGFDQIVQDFIAMRGREGENLQNLIQQRLDAIAVEASKVQDQMPEILQWQKDRLQQRFDELNLQIDPQRLEQEMVLLAQRVDVAEELDRLQLHVKETTSILNKGGPVGRKLDFMMQELNREANTLASKSINAEVTNSAVELKVLIEQMREQIQNLE; encoded by the coding sequence ATGATTTATAGTATGACGGCTTTTGCCCACTTAGAGCTTAAAAAAGAATGGGGAAATGCAGTATGGGAACTTCGTTCCGTTAATCAACGTTTTTTAGAAACCTATTTCCGCTTACCTGAAGCATTTCGCCATTTAGAAGTGGGATTGCGTGAAAAACTTCGAGCTTCTTTAACGAGAGGTAAAGTGGAGTGTAGTTTACGTATTGAATTGAGCAATACGCAAAATAATAGCTTGGCACTTAATCAAGATTACGCACAGCAAGTGATTAAATCTCTGCAATGGTTAAAAGAAACCGCTAACGAAGGCGAGATTAATCTGGTTGATGTGTTACGTTTCCCCGGTGTTGTGGATACGCAAAATCAAGATTTAGACCAAATCAGTCAAGATTTAATGGCGGGCTTTGACCAGATCGTACAAGATTTTATTGCTATGCGAGGACGTGAAGGGGAAAACTTGCAAAACTTAATTCAACAACGTTTAGATGCAATAGCCGTTGAAGCAAGTAAAGTGCAAGATCAAATGCCTGAAATTTTACAGTGGCAGAAAGATCGTTTACAGCAACGTTTTGATGAGTTGAATTTACAAATTGATCCGCAACGTTTAGAACAAGAAATGGTGTTATTGGCACAGCGTGTCGATGTGGCGGAAGAACTTGATCGCCTACAACTTCACGTAAAAGAAACGACTTCAATTTTAAATAAAGGTGGCCCAGTAGGGCGTAAATTAGACTTTATGATGCAAGAGCTAAACCGAGAAGCAAATACTTTAGCATCTAAATCAATCAATGCAGAAGTGACGAATTCAGCGGTAGAATTAAAGGTCTTAATTGAACAGATGCGTGAGCAGATTCAGAATTTAGAGTGA
- the rph gene encoding ribonuclease PH, with protein sequence MRPNNRPINQTRPVTITRNYTRYAEGSVLIEFGETKVLCNATVEENVPRFLKGQQQGWVTAEYGMLPRATHSRTQREAAKGKQGGRTMEIQRLIARSLRAIVDLKALGERTITVDCDVIQADGGTRTASITGACVALHDAINKLMADGVLKQNPLKGLVAAISVGIVDGEAVCDLEYIEDSNAETDMNVVMVEDGRLVEVQGTAEGEPFSHSELLTLLDLAGQGIQQLVEAQRKALSE encoded by the coding sequence ATGCGTCCAAATAACCGCCCAATCAATCAAACTCGCCCTGTTACTATCACCCGTAATTACACTCGCTATGCAGAAGGCTCTGTTTTAATTGAGTTTGGCGAAACCAAAGTTTTATGTAATGCAACCGTTGAAGAAAATGTCCCACGTTTTTTAAAAGGTCAGCAACAAGGTTGGGTTACTGCGGAATATGGCATGCTCCCAAGAGCCACTCACTCTAGAACACAACGTGAAGCAGCAAAAGGTAAACAAGGTGGAAGAACGATGGAAATCCAACGTCTTATTGCTCGTTCATTGCGTGCCATTGTTGATTTGAAAGCATTAGGCGAGCGTACAATTACTGTCGATTGTGACGTTATCCAAGCAGATGGTGGTACTCGTACCGCATCAATTACAGGGGCTTGTGTCGCACTACACGATGCCATTAATAAATTAATGGCAGATGGCGTGCTAAAACAAAATCCACTTAAAGGCTTAGTGGCTGCGATTTCAGTCGGTATCGTAGATGGTGAGGCTGTATGTGATTTGGAATATATCGAAGATTCAAACGCAGAAACCGATATGAATGTGGTAATGGTTGAAGATGGTCGCTTAGTGGAAGTTCAAGGCACAGCAGAAGGAGAACCATTTAGCCATTCTGAATTATTAACCTTGCTTGATTTAGCAGGACAAGGTATTCAACAATTAGTTGAAGCACAACGTAAGGCGTTGTCTGAATAA